The Bradyrhizobium sp. CCBAU 051011 DNA segment GGAGATCGCGCGCTGCCGCGACATGACGGACCAGCCGTTCGGTGTGAACCTTACTTTCCTGCCGAGCTTCACCGCGCCGCCATATCCGGAATATATCGCCGCTATCAAGGAAGGTGGTGTCAAGGCGGTGGAGACCGCCGGGCGCAGCCCCGAGCAGTATATGCCGGCGCTGAAAGCCGCCGGGATCAAGGTGATCCACAAGTGCACCTCGGTGCGGCACTCGCTCAAGGCGGAGAAAATCGGCTGCGACGCTGTCAGCGTCGACGGCTTCGAATGCGGCGGCCATCCCGGCGAGGACGACATCCCGAACATGATCCTGCTGCCCCGTGCGGCGGACGAGCTGAAGATTCCGTTCGTGGCGTCGGGCGGCATGGCGGACGCGCGGAGCCTCGTCGCGGCGCTGTCGATGGGGGCTGCCGGCATGAACATGGGTACCCGCTTCATCGCCACCAAGGAAGCGCCCGTCCACGACAATGTAAAGCAGGCACTAGTCAAGGCGACCGAACTCGACACCGTGCTGGTCATGCGCGCGCTGCGCAATACCGAGCGCGTCTTGAAGAACAAGGGCGTCGACGATCTGCTCGAGATCGAGCGCGACAAGGGCGCAAGCCTGAAGATTGGCGACATCCACGAGCAGGTCGCTGGCGTCTATCCGAAGGTGATGATCGACGGCGACATGGACGCAGGCGCGTGGAGCTGCGGCATGGTCGTAGGGCTCATTCGCGACATTCCGACGGTGAAGGAACTGATCGACCGCATCATGGCGGATGCCGAGCGAATCATCCGTCAACGCCTGACTGGTTTCCTCGATGGCGCCGAGCAAAGGCCGGCTGCCGCCCGGGC contains these protein-coding regions:
- a CDS encoding nitronate monooxygenase family protein, with amino-acid sequence MKTAITEMFGIEHPIIQGGMHYVGFAELAAAVSNAGGLGIITGLTQRTPELLAKEIARCRDMTDQPFGVNLTFLPSFTAPPYPEYIAAIKEGGVKAVETAGRSPEQYMPALKAAGIKVIHKCTSVRHSLKAEKIGCDAVSVDGFECGGHPGEDDIPNMILLPRAADELKIPFVASGGMADARSLVAALSMGAAGMNMGTRFIATKEAPVHDNVKQALVKATELDTVLVMRALRNTERVLKNKGVDDLLEIERDKGASLKIGDIHEQVAGVYPKVMIDGDMDAGAWSCGMVVGLIRDIPTVKELIDRIMADAERIIRQRLTGFLDGAEQRPAAARAIA